The following are encoded together in the Geobacter sulfurreducens PCA genome:
- a CDS encoding divergent polysaccharide deacetylase family protein yields the protein MALVVIAVIAAVFFLDRAYRKQPVVQQTPPPVVERHKLPPREPEQPVAHEDYTGVIHHPAEPQRAQRPTGPGTLAVIIDDMGKGLPEARALMDIGIPLTFAIIPGLPKVRRVAEEARQRGIEVMVHLPMEPKGYPERRLEANGLLLSQGDDEIAGRVNGYLNEIPQAVGANNHMGSGFTENRQKMAVVMGVLKERGLFFVDSKTSPVSVGDAVAREMGVRTAVRNVFLDNIQESGYITNQLRQAASIARKRGNAIAICHPHPATIQTLAVELPRLRDEGITFVTVSRLVR from the coding sequence ATGGCTCTGGTCGTCATAGCGGTAATCGCCGCTGTTTTTTTTCTTGATCGCGCGTACCGCAAACAACCGGTCGTGCAGCAGACCCCACCTCCCGTGGTGGAGCGTCACAAGCTTCCTCCCCGAGAGCCGGAACAACCAGTTGCCCACGAAGACTACACGGGGGTTATCCACCACCCGGCCGAACCACAGCGCGCGCAGCGTCCAACGGGGCCGGGAACCCTTGCCGTCATCATCGACGACATGGGGAAGGGGCTTCCTGAGGCGCGTGCCCTGATGGATATCGGTATTCCGCTCACCTTTGCCATCATTCCGGGACTGCCGAAGGTCAGACGGGTTGCCGAGGAGGCCCGGCAGCGGGGAATTGAGGTAATGGTACATCTGCCCATGGAGCCCAAAGGATATCCCGAAAGGCGGCTTGAGGCGAACGGACTCCTCCTCTCACAGGGCGACGATGAGATTGCCGGCCGGGTAAACGGTTACCTGAACGAGATTCCCCAGGCAGTCGGGGCGAACAATCACATGGGCTCCGGGTTTACCGAGAACCGTCAGAAAATGGCTGTGGTGATGGGGGTACTGAAGGAAAGGGGGCTGTTCTTTGTAGACAGTAAGACATCCCCTGTCTCGGTGGGTGATGCCGTGGCGCGGGAAATGGGGGTGCGCACGGCGGTGCGGAACGTCTTCCTCGACAATATCCAGGAATCGGGCTACATCACGAACCAACTCCGTCAGGCCGCTTCGATCGCCCGAAAGCGGGGCAATGCCATAGCGATTTGCCACCCGCATCCTGCCACCATCCAGACCCTTGCCGTCGAGTTACCGCGTCTGCGGGACGAGGGGATCACCTTTGTGACGGTGTCGAGGCTGGTCAGGTAG
- a CDS encoding murein hydrolase activator EnvC family protein, with product MMRSFWVPIVFLTICVSVALAADVHDQLKGVKKEISEKKRLLRKTAKVEKQVTGELLVIDQSLKEKQTQLASLNNELHGVERDLSSTTNEIDRVKGETERKKQEIQKRLVSVYKAGEIGNLRVVFSSESFPQMVESLRYMSAVIGNDRRLFNEYSDKIVELSNLKRKLENEVQRKERIVAGIANKKREIEAEKDKKAAYLTKVKQDKKEYLSSLRDLQANARRLQSMVEKLEAQSRKSYTQSREKKGLPPGLPPLPDSGFGSQRGRLSLPTSGDIVGRFGRHKHPEFNSYTVSNGISIAAPAGSDIRSVYEGKVLFADYFKGYGNMIIIDHGGGFFSLYAHASRISKRVGAQVNRNEVVATVGDVDSPRGPMLYFEIRYQGRPVDPSPWFR from the coding sequence ATGATGCGAAGTTTTTGGGTACCCATAGTATTTCTGACGATCTGCGTTTCCGTAGCGCTTGCCGCTGATGTGCACGATCAACTCAAGGGCGTGAAGAAGGAAATCAGCGAGAAAAAGCGCCTTCTTCGAAAAACCGCAAAGGTTGAAAAGCAGGTCACCGGTGAATTGCTGGTGATCGATCAGAGCCTGAAGGAGAAGCAGACCCAGCTTGCGTCATTGAACAACGAACTCCATGGCGTCGAACGGGATCTATCCAGCACGACCAACGAGATTGATCGTGTCAAGGGCGAAACCGAACGGAAGAAACAGGAGATTCAGAAGCGGCTTGTTTCGGTGTATAAAGCTGGCGAGATCGGTAATCTTCGGGTCGTATTCTCCTCCGAATCATTTCCCCAAATGGTTGAAAGCCTGCGTTACATGAGTGCTGTCATCGGGAACGATCGCCGCCTTTTCAACGAGTACTCGGACAAGATTGTTGAATTATCAAACCTCAAGCGAAAACTGGAAAATGAGGTGCAGCGAAAAGAACGGATCGTGGCCGGGATAGCGAACAAGAAACGTGAAATCGAGGCCGAAAAAGACAAAAAAGCGGCCTATCTCACCAAGGTTAAGCAGGACAAGAAGGAATATCTCTCCTCTCTCAGGGACCTCCAGGCCAATGCGCGCAGGTTGCAGTCCATGGTGGAAAAACTTGAAGCACAGAGTAGAAAGAGCTATACTCAGTCACGCGAAAAGAAAGGACTTCCGCCAGGTCTCCCGCCTTTGCCTGACTCAGGATTCGGCTCCCAGCGGGGGAGGCTATCCCTGCCGACTTCCGGTGATATTGTTGGAAGATTCGGACGGCACAAGCATCCCGAGTTCAACTCTTATACAGTCAGCAACGGTATTTCCATCGCAGCACCGGCTGGTTCGGATATCAGGTCGGTCTATGAGGGCAAGGTCCTCTTTGCGGACTATTTCAAAGGTTACGGCAATATGATCATTATTGATCATGGAGGTGGTTTTTTCAGCCTCTATGCCCACGCGTCACGCATCTCCAAACGGGTTGGCGCGCAGGTTAACCGCAATGAGGTGGTCGCCACTGTCGGCGATGTTGATTCACCTCGCGGCCCGATGTTGTACTTCGAGATTCGGTATCAGGGACGGCCGGTTGATCCGTCTCCATGGTTCAGGTAG
- a CDS encoding AfsR/SARP family transcriptional regulator, which yields MVAHRKITTTDERGEEGPALHINSFGGLSISYHGAPISIVWESQKARILFCYLLISYDQWLHRDKLIEMIWPGCDLSSGAKNFKTTLSRLRKSFSGPRTVNPVLSLGEAIRLDYSVFSLDSSQFKYHASSGIKMLARGEISVARKYLETAQDLYSGPFLPEEPFDPYITAERNELEKLHASVLSSLEKVYQIEGNQDAVEAITLLKNVAGMAHQS from the coding sequence ATGGTTGCACATAGAAAAATAACGACGACAGATGAGAGGGGAGAAGAGGGGCCTGCTTTACATATCAACTCGTTTGGCGGTCTTTCCATTTCTTACCACGGCGCTCCCATAAGCATTGTCTGGGAAAGCCAGAAAGCCAGGATACTTTTCTGTTATCTCCTTATCTCTTATGATCAGTGGCTGCACAGGGACAAACTGATTGAAATGATTTGGCCCGGATGTGATCTTTCCTCCGGTGCCAAGAACTTCAAGACTACCCTGAGCAGGCTGCGCAAGTCATTTTCCGGTCCTCGCACCGTGAATCCCGTGTTGAGCTTGGGAGAGGCCATTCGGCTCGATTACTCCGTTTTCTCGCTTGATTCCAGCCAGTTTAAATATCATGCCTCTTCAGGGATAAAAATGCTGGCCCGCGGCGAGATTTCCGTGGCAAGAAAGTATCTGGAAACTGCCCAGGATCTTTACAGTGGGCCCTTTTTGCCTGAAGAACCATTTGATCCCTATATTACCGCGGAACGCAATGAACTGGAGAAACTTCACGCGTCCGTTCTGTCTTCACTTGAAAAGGTATATCAAATTGAAGGGAATCAGGATGCCGTCGAGGCTATAACTCTCCTGAAGAATGTTGCGGGGATGGCTCATCAATCTTGA
- a CDS encoding S41 family peptidase — MFKTIKGKRVALLLASLCVVAVLGAGAVQKRCAAEGGNDYESIELFTDVLAIVKKSYVEEVDTKKLIYGAINGMLASLDPHSSFMPPDMYKEMKIDTKGSFGGLGIEITIKDGLLTVISPIEDTPAFKAGIKAGDQILKIEDRFTKDMTIMDAVKRMRGPKGTKVTLTIMREGFDKPKEFTLVRDTIQVKSVRFKSMDQGYGYIRIAQFQEKTDDDLVKALKALKEENGGDLRGLVLDLRNDPGGLLDQAVKVADHFVEDGLIVYTEGREKESRMQFTARKSGTEPNYPMVVLINSGSASASEIVAGALQDHKRAVVMGTQSFGKGSVQTIIPLSDESGLRLTTARYFTPSGRSIQAKGITPDIVVERAEIQSTEKMEGHIREKDLENHFDSDSKDGSDNKQKGTDKGASAASKVDEQLKSDYQVMRALDLLKGWEILKTISK, encoded by the coding sequence ATGTTCAAGACCATCAAAGGTAAACGCGTCGCACTGTTGCTTGCCTCGCTTTGTGTTGTTGCCGTGCTCGGTGCCGGTGCCGTTCAGAAGCGGTGCGCAGCTGAGGGAGGGAACGATTACGAGTCCATCGAGCTCTTCACTGATGTGTTGGCGATCGTCAAGAAAAGCTATGTTGAAGAGGTGGACACCAAGAAGCTCATCTACGGAGCCATCAACGGTATGCTTGCTTCACTTGATCCACACAGCTCCTTCATGCCTCCCGACATGTACAAGGAGATGAAGATCGATACGAAGGGGTCTTTCGGCGGCCTGGGTATCGAGATTACGATCAAGGATGGACTCCTCACGGTAATATCCCCCATAGAGGACACTCCTGCCTTCAAGGCCGGCATCAAGGCGGGAGATCAAATCTTGAAAATCGAAGACCGCTTTACCAAGGACATGACCATCATGGATGCGGTCAAGAGAATGCGGGGCCCCAAGGGGACGAAAGTAACCCTTACCATTATGCGTGAAGGTTTCGACAAACCGAAGGAATTTACGCTCGTTCGCGATACCATTCAGGTCAAGAGCGTGCGGTTCAAATCGATGGATCAGGGGTATGGTTACATAAGAATCGCACAGTTCCAGGAAAAGACGGACGATGACCTGGTCAAGGCGCTCAAGGCACTCAAGGAAGAGAATGGCGGAGATTTGAGGGGACTCGTCCTCGACCTCCGTAACGATCCGGGCGGACTTCTCGATCAGGCTGTCAAGGTTGCCGATCACTTTGTCGAAGATGGACTCATTGTGTACACGGAGGGGCGTGAGAAGGAGTCGCGGATGCAGTTTACCGCCCGCAAGTCCGGCACTGAACCCAACTACCCGATGGTTGTGCTGATCAACAGCGGAAGCGCCAGTGCTTCTGAAATTGTCGCTGGTGCGCTGCAGGATCATAAGCGTGCCGTTGTCATGGGGACCCAGAGTTTCGGGAAAGGCTCGGTCCAGACAATCATCCCCCTCTCCGATGAGTCTGGTCTCCGACTCACCACGGCACGGTATTTCACGCCGAGCGGTCGTTCCATCCAAGCCAAGGGCATAACGCCGGACATCGTTGTGGAGCGCGCGGAAATCCAGTCTACAGAGAAGATGGAAGGCCATATCCGCGAGAAAGACCTTGAGAATCATTTCGATTCCGACTCGAAGGACGGATCGGACAACAAACAAAAAGGAACAGATAAAGGTGCTTCGGCAGCATCCAAGGTCGATGAGCAGTTGAAGAGCGATTATCAGGTGATGCGCGCGCTGGATCTCCTGAAAGGGTGGGAAATCCTGAAAACAATAAGCAAATGA
- a CDS encoding exodeoxyribonuclease VII small subunit, producing MAVEKFETALKKLEDVVRKLEGGDLSLDDSLKAFEEGVKMASFCTKKLDEAEKKVELLLKKKDGTFVREDFRLDDE from the coding sequence ATGGCTGTTGAAAAATTTGAAACCGCACTGAAAAAGCTGGAAGACGTGGTCAGAAAGCTGGAGGGGGGAGATCTTTCCCTCGACGATTCGCTCAAGGCCTTTGAAGAGGGGGTCAAGATGGCCTCTTTCTGCACAAAGAAACTGGACGAGGCGGAGAAAAAGGTCGAACTCCTTCTCAAAAAGAAGGACGGCACGTTCGTGCGCGAAGACTTCCGGCTGGATGACGAATAG
- the ftsX gene encoding permease-like cell division protein FtsX, which produces MSRNKNSKRPTLSGDAPGGRLGYFLGRAILNLRQNVMVNVLTIGTISLALLIVSLFLLVFVNLESTAEEWSGKIQVTAYFDQELPPQELNQLMNRIKAIEGTSRVSYVNKNEAMKRFRSRLKGQETLLDGVPADVLPASVEIALKRSSRQEGAIEHYVAQLKKVPGINEVQYGEEWVRRFNAFMNFLRFLGALLGAFLVLAVLFIVSNTIRLTIYARKDELEVMELVGATRFFIKAPFLVEGMIQGAAGSICTLIILVAAYFGFLHGVPNFIPISGTFTGFSFLPPVHIAGIFIGGIVLGLLGSLTSLRRFSDNQS; this is translated from the coding sequence ATGTCCCGAAACAAGAACTCTAAGCGGCCCACCCTTTCCGGCGATGCTCCCGGGGGGCGGCTCGGCTATTTTCTCGGCAGGGCGATCCTCAATCTTCGTCAGAATGTCATGGTGAACGTGTTGACAATCGGCACCATATCGCTGGCTCTGCTTATCGTCTCACTGTTTCTGCTGGTGTTCGTAAACCTCGAGTCAACTGCCGAGGAGTGGAGCGGCAAGATCCAGGTTACCGCCTATTTCGACCAGGAACTGCCCCCCCAGGAGCTAAACCAGCTCATGAATCGCATCAAAGCGATTGAAGGGACTTCACGCGTTTCCTACGTGAATAAGAACGAGGCGATGAAGCGGTTCAGATCCAGACTGAAGGGGCAGGAAACCCTCCTGGACGGCGTACCTGCCGACGTGTTGCCTGCTTCGGTGGAGATTGCCCTTAAACGGTCCAGCCGCCAGGAAGGTGCAATTGAACACTACGTTGCCCAGCTTAAAAAGGTCCCCGGAATCAATGAGGTGCAATATGGGGAAGAATGGGTCCGCCGTTTCAATGCCTTTATGAATTTTCTCCGTTTTCTCGGAGCGCTTTTAGGGGCGTTCCTTGTGCTGGCGGTACTGTTCATCGTTTCCAATACGATCAGACTTACCATCTACGCCCGGAAGGATGAACTGGAGGTTATGGAACTGGTAGGTGCCACGCGGTTTTTTATCAAGGCGCCGTTTCTCGTGGAAGGGATGATTCAGGGCGCTGCCGGTTCAATTTGCACACTTATCATTCTTGTTGCCGCCTACTTTGGCTTCTTGCACGGTGTACCTAACTTTATCCCCATATCAGGTACCTTTACCGGGTTCTCTTTCCTGCCCCCGGTACATATTGCCGGTATTTTCATCGGCGGCATCGTGCTCGGGCTTCTTGGCAGTCTCACCTCGCTCAGGCGTTTCAGCGACAATCAGTCATGA
- the xseA gene encoding exodeoxyribonuclease VII large subunit, whose translation MDIFSEKRILTVSQLTSLIRGVLEENFEHVWVEGEVSNLATPASGHLYFTLKDGAAQIRCVMFRASSRALKFRPRDGMGLIVRGRVTVYDQRGEYQLLVEYLEPRGIGALQLAFIQLKEQLAREGLFADEHKKPIPPLPQKIGVVTSATGAAIHDILTVLNRRFANVEILIRPVKVQGEGAAEEIAAAIDDFNRYGVIDVMIVGRGGGSLEDLWAFNEEMVARAIHRSRIPVISAVGHEVDFTIADFVADLRAPTPSAAAELVVKSKEELAARLEFLRHRLVQGGRQVLAERRGELDSLNRSLRDPSMLVGHLSQRVDDLSARLERGTANSVRRHRGSLDLLTTNLRLTNPAVRLERARERVIALAGRNETLLRRFLDHLREKTLVAAARLDTLSPLATMARGYSIVLKLPERCLVTDSARLAPGDRVELCLRRGRAGCCVESSSDT comes from the coding sequence GTGGATATCTTTTCTGAAAAACGAATCCTGACCGTGTCCCAGCTCACCTCGCTGATTCGCGGGGTGCTTGAGGAAAACTTCGAGCACGTGTGGGTGGAAGGGGAGGTGTCGAACCTGGCCACGCCGGCCTCCGGCCACCTCTACTTCACGCTGAAGGACGGAGCGGCCCAGATCCGTTGCGTCATGTTCAGGGCATCATCCAGGGCACTGAAATTTCGTCCCCGCGACGGGATGGGCCTCATCGTCCGCGGGAGAGTCACGGTGTACGATCAGCGGGGTGAGTACCAACTGCTGGTGGAATACCTCGAGCCCCGCGGGATCGGAGCCTTGCAACTGGCCTTCATTCAGCTGAAGGAGCAATTGGCCCGGGAAGGGCTGTTCGCTGACGAGCACAAGAAACCTATTCCACCGTTGCCTCAGAAGATTGGAGTGGTCACCTCGGCCACGGGGGCGGCAATTCACGACATCCTTACCGTGCTGAACCGCCGCTTCGCCAACGTGGAGATCCTCATCCGGCCGGTAAAAGTCCAGGGTGAGGGGGCTGCGGAGGAAATCGCCGCGGCGATTGACGACTTCAACCGCTACGGCGTCATCGACGTGATGATCGTCGGGCGGGGGGGCGGATCGCTCGAGGATCTATGGGCATTCAACGAGGAAATGGTTGCTCGGGCAATCCATCGTTCGCGCATCCCGGTGATTTCTGCTGTTGGGCACGAAGTGGACTTCACCATTGCTGATTTTGTTGCCGACCTGCGGGCTCCTACGCCGTCGGCAGCGGCCGAACTGGTGGTGAAGAGCAAAGAGGAACTAGCCGCCCGTCTTGAATTTCTCAGGCATCGGCTGGTTCAGGGGGGACGGCAGGTCCTGGCCGAGAGGAGGGGCGAGCTCGACAGTCTCAACCGTTCCCTTCGTGATCCGTCCATGCTGGTGGGGCACCTGTCACAGCGGGTCGATGACCTCTCGGCCCGGTTGGAGCGAGGGACAGCGAACAGTGTCCGACGTCATCGCGGTAGCCTTGATCTGCTGACCACCAATTTGCGCCTTACCAATCCCGCCGTCAGGCTCGAGCGAGCCAGGGAAAGGGTCATAGCCCTTGCCGGGCGCAACGAGACGCTGCTCCGCCGTTTCCTGGACCACCTCAGAGAGAAAACGCTCGTGGCCGCAGCGCGGCTCGATACGCTTTCGCCGCTGGCCACCATGGCCCGGGGATACAGCATCGTGCTGAAGCTTCCCGAGCGGTGTCTCGTTACCGACAGCGCCCGACTCGCGCCGGGAGACCGGGTGGAGTTGTGCCTTCGTCGCGGCCGGGCCGGCTGTTGCGTGGAATCCAGCAGCGACACGTGA
- a CDS encoding ParA family protein — MCPMQNYPYVITVSSEKGGVGKTTLATNLAIYLKALDENLPVTIFSFDNHFTVDRMFEIRGQRLTGSVADLLMESPPRDLIHTGQYGVGYIPSSASLNDLKGSIRGPMVLARLLAASRIPGVLIIDTRPDLDMLTQNALFAADRAIIPVKDMPSLENCRNIFALFEQRGLDRKSLSLIPCLVDERIKFDGPFNDQKTLLKAYAINRGYRCLDVYISKSPKVESLNTNPDGKIYPILTHAKWTEVHGQFAQLAQILINEYNATTEPRSLLFHKWLQTEESRKKEEFFARLSGIKSQCLLCGKPVSDDGDGRHSFYFEVSDGSAAGFFEEECFLTMLMTNIYNMDVSMVDDAPTVHLMRDSSRESAFVFRPASNGGAVEFHRFSLDGTLLIKKNYPLREYEGGLLRRERSRLYTLMTEALGTAGAGSSDRFILVHPVTRDNPQGILRDESYRGLTKLKQHIAAQIASS; from the coding sequence ATGTGCCCCATGCAGAATTACCCTTATGTTATCACTGTCTCCTCGGAAAAGGGAGGGGTCGGCAAGACCACTCTCGCCACCAACCTGGCAATCTATCTGAAGGCCCTCGACGAGAATCTGCCGGTTACCATCTTTTCCTTCGACAACCACTTCACCGTGGACCGGATGTTCGAGATCAGGGGGCAGAGGCTGACCGGCAGCGTGGCCGACCTGCTCATGGAATCTCCGCCCCGCGACCTGATCCACACCGGTCAGTACGGAGTCGGCTACATCCCTTCGTCCGCCAGCCTCAACGACCTCAAAGGATCCATTCGTGGGCCCATGGTCCTGGCACGGCTTCTGGCCGCCTCACGTATTCCCGGAGTTCTCATCATCGACACGAGGCCCGACTTGGACATGCTCACCCAGAATGCCCTGTTCGCGGCAGATCGGGCCATCATCCCAGTCAAGGACATGCCGAGTCTGGAGAATTGCCGCAACATTTTCGCGTTGTTCGAACAGCGGGGTCTCGACCGCAAGAGTCTCAGCCTCATTCCCTGCCTCGTGGACGAACGAATCAAGTTCGACGGCCCCTTCAACGACCAGAAAACACTGCTCAAAGCTTACGCCATAAATCGCGGCTACCGTTGCCTCGATGTGTATATCTCCAAGAGTCCCAAGGTAGAGAGCCTCAATACCAACCCCGACGGGAAAATTTATCCGATTCTGACCCATGCCAAGTGGACTGAAGTCCATGGTCAGTTCGCGCAGTTGGCCCAGATTCTCATCAATGAGTACAACGCCACCACGGAGCCTCGCTCACTCCTCTTCCATAAGTGGCTTCAGACCGAGGAAAGCCGCAAGAAGGAAGAGTTTTTCGCTCGGCTTTCAGGGATCAAGAGCCAGTGCCTGCTTTGCGGCAAACCGGTGAGCGATGATGGAGACGGCCGTCACTCGTTCTACTTCGAGGTGTCCGACGGCAGCGCGGCCGGTTTCTTTGAGGAAGAGTGCTTCCTCACCATGCTCATGACCAACATCTACAACATGGACGTGAGTATGGTGGATGACGCCCCGACGGTTCATCTCATGCGCGATTCGTCCAGAGAGTCGGCCTTTGTCTTCCGGCCGGCGTCGAACGGCGGTGCCGTGGAGTTCCATCGGTTCAGTCTCGACGGTACGCTCCTGATCAAGAAGAATTACCCCCTCAGAGAATACGAAGGAGGGCTGCTGCGACGGGAACGCAGCAGGCTTTACACCCTCATGACCGAAGCTCTGGGAACAGCGGGCGCCGGAAGCTCCGATCGTTTCATCCTTGTTCACCCGGTAACGCGGGACAATCCCCAGGGGATTCTGCGGGACGAGAGCTACCGGGGTCTCACCAAGCTCAAACAGCACATCGCGGCCCAGATTGCTTCATCGTAA
- the dxs gene encoding 1-deoxy-D-xylulose-5-phosphate synthase codes for MSRILDRVDSPSDLKGLTTAELGILAEEIRQEIITVCSRNGGHLAPSLGVVELTLALHRVFTSPEDKIVWDVGHQAYAHKLVTGRRDRFATLRTLGGISGFLKRAESPHDVFDAGHASTSISAALGLAAARDLAGRNNKVVAVIGDGSMTGGIAYEGLNHAGHLNRDLVVVLNDNEMSIAENVGALSNFLSRTVTSEFVHTLKKDVETFLGGLDRIGRNVLKVAKRAEESLKGLFTPGMLFEAFGFEYIGPIDGHDIGRLTETFEKVKRFDDAVLIHVLTKKGKGFAPAEAKPSLFHGVGPFDPVSGEIVKGKGGATSYTGVFGQALTRIADEDERVVAITAAMPDGTGLGSFSARHPGRFFDVGIAEQHGVTFAAGLAAEGYRPVFAIYSSFLQRAYDQLFHDVCLMNLPVTFAIDRSGVVGSDGPTHHGLFDLSYLRTLPNMVVMAPKDENELQHMLKTAIDHNGPAAVRYPRGNGLGVPLDQSLAPIPLGTSEVLRAGSGTCVVLAVGAMVGPALEAANTLEGEGIDLTVVNVRFVKPLDRELILSYVGRAGTLVTIEENVLQGGFGSAVLELLADEGVGGVAVHRFGYPDRYVEQGEQHELRSRYGLDAEGIAGRIRTLSAR; via the coding sequence ATGTCTCGTATTCTCGACAGGGTAGATTCTCCCTCTGACCTGAAGGGGCTCACTACGGCCGAGTTGGGCATCCTTGCAGAGGAGATACGGCAGGAAATCATAACCGTCTGCTCCCGCAACGGCGGTCACCTGGCGCCGAGTCTCGGCGTGGTGGAGCTTACTCTGGCCCTGCATAGGGTATTCACCTCGCCTGAGGATAAAATCGTCTGGGACGTGGGACACCAAGCCTATGCCCACAAACTCGTGACCGGCCGCCGGGACCGGTTCGCAACCCTGCGGACCCTTGGAGGGATCAGCGGCTTCCTCAAGCGGGCCGAGTCGCCCCACGACGTGTTTGACGCCGGCCATGCCTCCACTTCCATATCCGCCGCCCTGGGGCTTGCGGCGGCCCGTGACCTCGCCGGCAGGAACAACAAGGTAGTGGCGGTCATCGGCGACGGCTCCATGACCGGCGGTATCGCCTATGAAGGGCTCAACCACGCGGGGCACCTGAACCGTGATCTGGTCGTGGTTCTGAACGACAACGAGATGTCCATCGCCGAGAACGTGGGCGCTCTGTCCAATTTTCTGAGCCGTACCGTTACCAGCGAGTTCGTTCATACCCTGAAGAAGGATGTGGAAACCTTTCTCGGGGGGCTCGACCGGATCGGCCGGAACGTCCTCAAGGTGGCCAAACGGGCGGAAGAGTCTCTCAAGGGACTCTTTACGCCGGGAATGCTCTTCGAAGCCTTCGGGTTCGAGTATATCGGCCCCATCGACGGACACGACATCGGCCGCCTCACGGAAACCTTCGAAAAGGTCAAGCGGTTCGATGATGCGGTCCTGATCCACGTTCTGACCAAAAAGGGAAAGGGGTTTGCCCCGGCCGAAGCCAAACCGTCGCTTTTCCACGGGGTCGGCCCCTTTGACCCTGTCAGCGGCGAAATCGTAAAAGGAAAGGGCGGGGCCACCTCCTACACGGGAGTCTTCGGCCAGGCCCTGACGCGGATTGCCGATGAAGACGAGCGGGTAGTCGCCATCACTGCGGCCATGCCCGACGGTACGGGCCTCGGCTCCTTCTCGGCTCGCCACCCCGGTCGCTTCTTCGATGTGGGGATCGCGGAGCAGCATGGCGTAACCTTTGCCGCCGGCCTCGCGGCCGAGGGGTACCGGCCGGTTTTCGCCATTTACTCTTCGTTCCTGCAGCGGGCCTATGACCAGCTTTTCCACGATGTCTGCCTCATGAACCTGCCGGTGACCTTTGCCATTGACCGGTCCGGGGTCGTGGGAAGCGATGGTCCGACCCACCACGGGCTCTTTGACCTGTCCTACCTGCGTACCCTGCCCAACATGGTCGTAATGGCCCCCAAGGATGAAAACGAGCTGCAACACATGCTCAAGACCGCCATCGACCATAATGGCCCCGCAGCGGTCCGCTATCCCCGCGGCAATGGGCTCGGCGTGCCCCTTGACCAGTCGCTGGCTCCGATCCCCCTGGGCACGTCGGAAGTGCTGCGTGCCGGCAGCGGCACCTGTGTGGTTCTGGCGGTCGGCGCCATGGTCGGGCCCGCCCTCGAAGCGGCTAACACCCTTGAAGGCGAGGGCATTGACCTGACCGTGGTCAACGTCCGTTTTGTGAAACCCCTCGACCGGGAGCTTATCCTGTCGTACGTCGGCCGGGCCGGAACGCTGGTGACTATTGAGGAAAACGTCCTTCAAGGGGGCTTTGGTTCAGCCGTGCTCGAACTGCTTGCCGATGAAGGAGTAGGAGGCGTTGCCGTGCACCGGTTCGGCTACCCCGACCGGTATGTGGAGCAGGGTGAACAACA
- a CDS encoding polyprenyl synthetase family protein yields the protein MDLKGYLKERCALVDEALERHLPAEDELPSSVHRAMRYSVFAGGKRVRPILMLAACDAVGGDTALALPAACAMEMIHTYSLIHDDLPAMDDDDFRRGRPTNHKVFGEAIAILAGDALLTEAFILISSPSYAAAVGSDRLLPVIHEIALCAGSRGMVGGQVVDMESEGNKEIDLATVQYIHTRKTGALIKASIKAGAVLGGANADAVKAVTRYGEAIGLAFQIADDILDIEGTTEQIGKDAGSDEARGKATYPAVLGLAESKRRAQELLDLAIEALSPFDHRADPLREIARYIVSRKS from the coding sequence ATGGATCTGAAAGGTTATCTTAAAGAACGCTGTGCCTTGGTGGACGAGGCTCTGGAGCGCCATCTGCCGGCTGAAGACGAGCTCCCGTCTTCGGTGCACCGCGCCATGCGTTATTCGGTATTTGCCGGTGGGAAACGGGTCCGCCCGATCCTGATGCTGGCAGCCTGCGATGCCGTGGGCGGCGATACGGCGCTGGCCCTGCCGGCGGCCTGCGCCATGGAGATGATCCATACCTACTCTCTCATCCACGATGACCTGCCGGCAATGGATGACGATGATTTCCGCCGCGGGCGGCCGACGAACCACAAGGTATTCGGCGAAGCCATTGCCATCCTTGCCGGCGATGCCCTGCTTACCGAGGCGTTCATCCTCATCAGCTCTCCCTCCTATGCTGCCGCGGTTGGAAGCGATCGACTCCTGCCGGTTATTCACGAGATCGCCCTCTGTGCCGGTTCGCGGGGAATGGTCGGCGGGCAGGTGGTCGACATGGAGAGCGAGGGGAACAAAGAGATCGATCTGGCAACAGTCCAATATATCCACACCCGCAAGACCGGTGCGCTGATCAAGGCCTCCATCAAGGCGGGAGCAGTACTGGGGGGAGCCAACGCGGACGCGGTCAAGGCCGTGACACGCTACGGCGAAGCCATTGGCCTGGCGTTCCAGATCGCCGACGATATCCTCGATATCGAGGGAACAACCGAGCAGATCGGCAAGGACGCGGGCAGTGATGAAGCTCGGGGGAAAGCCACCTATCCGGCCGTGCTGGGCCTGGCTGAATCCAAGCGGCGCGCCCAGGAACTTCTCGATCTCGCCATTGAGGCCCTTTCGCCCTTTGACCACCGGGCTGACCCCCTTCGGGAAATCGCCCGGTACATCGTGTCACGGAAATCATGA